Within the Oncorhynchus keta strain PuntledgeMale-10-30-2019 unplaced genomic scaffold, Oket_V2 Un_contig_14630_pilon_pilon, whole genome shotgun sequence genome, the region CGCCTCCTCTTTGAGGGCCATGTCCTCCGCCTCCTCTTTGAGGGCCATGTCCTCCGCCTCCTCTTTGAGGGCCATGTCCTCCGCCTCCTCTTTGAGGGCCATGTCCTCCGCCTCCTCTTTGAGGGCCATGTCCTCCGCCTCCTCTTTGAGGGCCATGTCCTCCGCCTCCTCTTTGAGGGCCATGTCCTCCGCCTCCTCTTTGAGGGCCATGTCCTCCGCCTCTTTAATCTCTACCTCTTCCTtgacttccctctcctcctctttgacTATCACATTGAGTTCCAGTGGATGACTACAGTCCTCCAGcttcactaagaccatctctggaccccactgtgagcttctctgtgctggaACACCACAGTAAGAACCCGGGGACTTGGGTTCAGACATGGAAGGCTATAGTAGGATTCAAAAGAGGCACAAACAAAATGTAAGAGGAGTTTCACAAACAGGGTGAGTTTCACAAAATACTGGAACAGCTTAGCTAACAAAAACATATTCCATCCATACTAATACAAAGACATATTCCATGTATACTAATACATTTTGCTAGCTGGCATTGCTGTGGCAAAGGAACAGCTAGCGTTGACAGTATCGAGTTAGTTGGTTTAGCTTGAACTTACAGACGAATTCAAATGTCACCTTTCTCACTAGGATGAAACGATCTAGCTAGATAGACCTTTTCCAGCAAGAAGTTAGCTTGACGCAATCGCGAACCAAAATGTAATTTCATTTGTAATCTCTAAATGAACAGTTAGCTAATGATTAAGGTTATCTACTTTAATTGAGTTTGTTATCTAAAGCTGACAAACTAGCTAACGGCCTTGCTAACTAGCCATACTAACTTACTAGATAAGGGTTGCCAATAGATTTATGCCATTTTAAAGATGGACAATTCACATATCACATAGTTAACATGTCTGTCTTAATAACAAATAACGTTATCATTCACAACAAAGTCTTGAAGATAAACTCACTTTTGTCGGTATGACAGAAAGCTAGTTAGCTTGGCTAGCCGTTTAAATGGGTAACTTCGtaagcaagctagctaacgttagctcaaaTGGATATTGTTTACACACGAGCTGGTGGCCGTGGACAAATAATCCCACTACTAATGTTAACCTAAGGAAAAATGACAGAATATGTTAGAAATCTTGATCTTACATTGAAACTGGAATTGGCAGCTCTTGTTGTTCTAGCTATATAGCGTAACTTCTTCAGTGAGGATTGACTTCTTCTTTGGTATAATGGCGTCCGCATCAATTATATGTGCTttccgccacctactgtacaggTGGATAATAAGGACCCACACCTACTGTACAGGTGGATAATAAGGACCCACACCTACTGTACAGGTGGATAATAAGGACCCACACCTACTGTACAGGTGGATAATAAGGACCCACACCTACTGTACAGGTGGATAATAAGGACCCACACCTACTGTACAGGTGGATAATAAGGACCCACACCTACTGTACAGGTGGATAATAAGGACCCACACCTACTGTACAGGTGGATAATAAGGACCCACACCTACTGTACAGGTGGATAATAAGGACCCACACCTACTGTACAGGTGGATAATAAGGACCCACACCTACTGTACAGGTGGATAATAAGGACCCACAAAGGGAGAAATAAATGcatggtaaaaaataaaaacctatACAAAACTGAGCAACGAAATGTTAATTAAACTAAATCAGCCTGCTTTTCTGTTTAATCAGGTTCCTACACCGGCTCAGAAGGATCCTGTGATGGCGGGACATCTCCTGGCAACAGTAGTCCATGCAGTGTTTCTGCCGTTAAGTCTTGGAGGCCCAAAAACTTCTGACACCTttattaagtttgccgacgacacaaccgacaacgatgagacagcctatagggaggaggtcacagacctggccgtgtggtgccaggataacagcCTTTCCGTCTGCTCCATTCTCATCGAAGCCTGTAGTGGagcagcttcaagttccttggtgtccacatcaccaacaaactatcatggtccaaacacatcaagacaatattgaagagggcacgacaaagcctattccccctcaggagacgatttggcatgggtcctcagaacctcaaaaagttctacagctacaccatcgagagcactggttgcatcactgtctggtatggtaactgctcggcctccaatcgcaagacactacagagggtagtgtgtacggcccagtacatcactggggccaagcttcctgccatccaggacctctataccaggcggtgtcagaggaaggccctaagaattgtcaaagacttcagccaccctagactgttctctcggctaccgcacggcaagctttaccggagcgccaagtctagatccaaaagATTTCTTAAAagcttcttcccccaagccataagactcctgaacaggtaatcaaatggctacccagactatttacattgcccccccTCAACCCTCTTATACGCTgccgctactctctgtttattatctatgcatgttcactccacctacatgtacatattacctcaattacctcgactaaccggtgcccccgctaCATCAAAACCTTACCACTTctggttactatgactacacaatatcaacaccataccattCCTAGTTACTGTGGCTACACAATGGCATcaccataccactcctggttactatgactacacaatgtcaacaccataccactcctggttactatgactacacaatatcaacaccataccactcctggttactatgacaacacaatgtcaacaccataccactcctggttactatgacaacacaatgtcaacaccataccactcctggttactatgactacacaatgtcaacaccataccactcctggttactatgactacacaatgtcaacaccataccactcctggttactatgactacacaatgtcaacaccataccactcctggttactatgactacacaatgtcaacaccataccactcctggttactatgactacacaatgtcaacaccataccactcctggttactatgactacacaatgtcaacaccataccactcctggtt harbors:
- the LOC127918618 gene encoding titin homolog isoform X5; this translates as MVLVKLEDCSHPLELNVIVKEEEREVKEEVEIKEAEDMALKEEAEDMALKEEAEDMALKEEAEDMALKEEAEDMALKEEAEDMALKEEAEDMALKEEAEDMALKEEAEERVVTEVENREEVDGNTDPDTDCSPHPPHTTPVLLVTLC
- the LOC127918618 gene encoding titin homolog isoform X2 translates to MRTPLYQRRSQSSLKKLRYIARTTRAANSSFNSPGSYCGVPAQRSSQWGPEMVLVKLEDCSHPLELNVIVKEEEREVKEEVEIKEAEDMALKEEAEDMALKEEAEDMALKEEAEDMALKEEAEDMALKEEAEDMALKEEAEDMALKEEAEDMALKEEAEERVVTEVENREEVDGNTDPDTDCSPHPPHTTPVLLVTLC
- the LOC127918618 gene encoding titin homolog isoform X4, which translates into the protein MSEPKSPGSYCGVPAQRSSQWGPEMVLVKLEDCSHPLELNVIVKEEEREVKEEVEIKEAEDMALKEEAEDMALKEEAEDMALKEEAEDMALKEEAEDMALKEEAEDMALKEEAEDMALKEEAEDMALKEEAEERVVTEVENREEVDGNTDPDTDCSPHPPHTTPVLLVTLC
- the LOC127918618 gene encoding titin homolog isoform X1 — its product is MRTPLYQRRSQSSLKKLRYIARTTRAANSSFNPSMSEPKSPGSYCGVPAQRSSQWGPEMVLVKLEDCSHPLELNVIVKEEEREVKEEVEIKEAEDMALKEEAEDMALKEEAEDMALKEEAEDMALKEEAEDMALKEEAEDMALKEEAEDMALKEEAEDMALKEEAEERVVTEVENREEVDGNTDPDTDCSPHPPHTTPVLLVTLC
- the LOC127918618 gene encoding titin homolog isoform X3, with product MRTPLYQRRSQSSLKKLRYIARTTRAANSSFNPSMSEPKSPGSYCGVPAQRSSQWGPEMVLVKLEDCSHPLELNVIVKEEEREVKEEVEIKEAEDMALKEEAEDMALKEEAEDMALKEEAEDMALKEEAEDMALKEEAEDMALKEEAEDMALKEEAEERVVTEVENREEVDGNTDPDTDCSPHPPHTTPVLLVTLC